A genomic window from Oceanobacillus timonensis includes:
- the radA gene encoding DNA repair protein RadA encodes MAKRKTKFVCQECGYESVKFMGKCPACQQWNTMVEEVEATAVKGRAGYMSDTASSQKPEKITSIETKEEPRITTKMREFNRVLGGGVVLGSLVLIGGDPGIGKSTLLLQISAQLAEKELPVLYVSGEESTRQTKLRADRLDIKTDALYVLSETKLMDISRQIEEINPSFVVVDSIQTIFKEEVTSAPGSVSQVRECTMELMKIAKTKGIPIFIVGHVTKEGSIAGPRLLEHMVDAVLYFEGERHHTYRILRGVKNRFGSTNEMGIFEMKEEGLREVMNPSEIFLEERSQGAAGSTVVASMEGTRPVLVEIQALISPTSFGNPRRTATGVDHNRVPLLMAVLEKRVGMMLQNQDAYIKVAGGVKLDEPAIDLALAVSIASSFRDHSTKPDDIFIGEVGLTGEIRRVSRIEQRVQESAKLGFKRVICPTNNLDGWNYPEGIEVIGVSNVQEALEIGLRQ; translated from the coding sequence TTGGCAAAAAGGAAAACAAAATTTGTCTGTCAAGAATGTGGATATGAATCAGTGAAGTTTATGGGGAAATGTCCAGCTTGCCAGCAATGGAATACAATGGTTGAAGAAGTTGAAGCTACTGCTGTGAAAGGCAGAGCAGGATATATGTCTGACACAGCCTCCTCTCAAAAACCGGAAAAAATTACTTCGATAGAAACAAAAGAGGAACCCCGTATTACGACGAAAATGCGGGAATTTAATCGTGTATTAGGCGGAGGCGTTGTATTAGGGTCGCTGGTTTTAATTGGCGGGGATCCGGGTATTGGAAAGTCAACCCTCTTACTGCAAATATCTGCGCAATTGGCAGAGAAGGAATTGCCGGTTCTTTATGTGTCTGGTGAGGAATCTACACGGCAAACGAAATTACGTGCTGATCGGTTAGATATAAAAACAGATGCATTATATGTTTTATCAGAAACAAAATTAATGGATATCAGCAGACAGATAGAAGAAATCAATCCTTCCTTTGTTGTCGTGGATTCCATTCAAACGATTTTTAAAGAAGAAGTAACCAGTGCTCCCGGCAGTGTGTCTCAGGTTCGAGAGTGTACCATGGAACTGATGAAAATAGCGAAGACCAAGGGAATTCCCATTTTCATTGTCGGTCACGTGACCAAAGAAGGATCGATTGCCGGTCCACGTTTATTGGAGCATATGGTAGATGCAGTATTGTACTTTGAAGGAGAGAGACACCATACTTACCGTATTTTAAGAGGTGTGAAGAACCGTTTTGGAAGTACGAATGAAATGGGGATTTTTGAGATGAAGGAAGAAGGGTTGCGTGAAGTCATGAATCCTTCAGAAATTTTCCTGGAAGAAAGGTCTCAAGGAGCTGCCGGATCAACCGTTGTCGCTTCGATGGAAGGAACCCGCCCCGTTTTAGTAGAGATACAAGCATTGATTTCACCGACAAGCTTCGGGAATCCGCGCAGAACAGCTACAGGAGTGGATCATAATCGTGTCCCGCTTTTGATGGCTGTATTGGAAAAACGTGTTGGAATGATGCTGCAAAATCAGGATGCTTATATTAAAGTAGCTGGCGGCGTGAAGCTGGACGAGCCGGCAATTGATTTAGCGCTGGCGGTCAGTATTGCTTCGAGCTTCCGTGATCATTCAACGAAGCCGGACGATATTTTTATTGGCGAGGTTGGTTTAACAGGTGAAATTCGCAGGGTGTCCCGTATCGAACAACGGGTACAGGAATCTGCAAAACTGGGATTTAAACGGGTTATTTGCCCGACAAATAATTTAGACGGATGGAATTACCCGGAAGGAATTGAAGTAATCGGTGTTTCTAATGTACAGGAAGCTTTAGAGATTGGATTGCGTCAGTAG
- the clpC gene encoding ATP-dependent protease ATP-binding subunit ClpC — protein MMFGRFTERAQKVLALSQDEAVRLGHNNIGTEHILLGLVREGEGIAAKALQSLGLEVAKIQEEVEKLIGVGKQPSQSIHYTPRAKKVVELSQDEARKLGHSYVGTEHILLGLIREGEGVAARVLNNLGVSLNKARQQVLQLLGSNESQAGRQGRTGQQTNASTPTLDSLARDLTVSAKEGKIDPVIGRSQEIERVIQVLSRRTKNNPVLIGEPGVGKTAVAEGLAQQIIDNEVPETLRDKRVMTLDMGTVVAGTKYRGEFEDRLKKVMEEIRQSGNVILFIDELHTLIGAGGAEGAIDASNILKPSLARGDLQCIGATTLDEYRKYIEKDAALERRFQPIQVDEPTLDETIQILKGLRDRYEAHHRVTITDEAIEAAATLSDRYITDRFLPDKAIDLIDEAGSKVRLNSYTVPPNLKELEQKLEEVRKEKDAAVQSQEFEKAASLRDSEQRYREKLEKTKNEWKEKQGQTDSEVKMEDIAAVVSIWTGVPVAKMTKDESDRLLNMEEILHDRVIGQSEAVDAVAKAIRRARAGLKDPKRPIGSFIFLGPTGIGKTELARALAEVMFADEDAMIRIDMSEYMERHATSRLVGSPPGYVGYEEGGQLTEKVRRKPYSVVLLDEVEKAHPEVFNILLQVLEDGRLTDSKGRVVDFRNTVIIMTSNVGANELRRNKYVGFTLDNDQKREHEDMKSKVLDELKKAFRPEFLNRIDETIVFHSLEKKHMKDIASLMLKQLQKRLEEQELTLSLTDKAIEKIANEGFDPEYGARPLRRSIQNNIENLLSEELLKGNIEKEQKVKIGLNSKGDFVVLS, from the coding sequence ATACCCCGAGAGCGAAAAAGGTTGTTGAATTATCTCAAGATGAGGCAAGAAAATTAGGCCACTCCTACGTGGGTACAGAACATATCCTTTTAGGTTTAATCCGTGAAGGAGAAGGAGTTGCTGCCCGTGTTTTAAATAACCTCGGTGTGAGCTTAAATAAAGCCAGACAGCAAGTTCTTCAGTTGTTGGGGAGCAATGAGTCTCAGGCAGGCAGACAAGGGCGTACAGGACAGCAGACAAACGCAAGCACGCCTACTTTAGATTCGTTAGCCCGTGATTTAACAGTCAGTGCGAAAGAAGGAAAAATTGATCCAGTTATTGGACGTTCTCAGGAAATTGAACGTGTGATTCAAGTATTGAGCCGCCGCACCAAAAATAATCCTGTATTAATTGGAGAACCTGGTGTCGGGAAGACTGCTGTTGCAGAAGGGTTGGCACAGCAGATTATTGATAACGAAGTGCCGGAAACACTCCGGGACAAACGTGTCATGACATTGGATATGGGTACAGTAGTTGCAGGGACAAAGTATCGTGGTGAGTTTGAGGACCGTCTGAAAAAAGTTATGGAAGAGATTCGTCAATCCGGCAATGTTATTTTATTTATTGATGAACTTCATACGCTTATTGGTGCCGGTGGAGCAGAAGGTGCGATTGATGCATCGAATATCCTGAAACCGTCCCTGGCTCGCGGTGACTTGCAATGTATTGGTGCAACGACACTGGATGAATACCGTAAATATATCGAAAAAGATGCCGCGCTGGAACGCCGTTTCCAACCGATTCAAGTGGATGAACCGACATTGGATGAAACCATTCAAATTTTGAAAGGTTTACGGGACCGCTATGAAGCACATCACCGTGTCACTATTACGGATGAAGCCATTGAAGCAGCGGCAACGTTATCAGATCGTTATATTACCGATCGCTTTTTACCGGACAAAGCTATCGATTTAATTGATGAGGCCGGTTCAAAAGTACGCTTAAATTCCTATACGGTTCCGCCAAATTTAAAAGAGCTGGAACAAAAACTGGAAGAAGTAAGAAAAGAAAAAGATGCTGCTGTCCAAAGCCAGGAGTTTGAAAAAGCAGCTTCTTTAAGAGATTCTGAGCAACGCTATCGGGAAAAACTTGAAAAAACAAAGAATGAATGGAAAGAAAAACAAGGACAAACGGATTCGGAAGTGAAGATGGAAGACATTGCTGCCGTGGTATCTATCTGGACAGGAGTTCCTGTTGCTAAGATGACCAAAGATGAGAGCGATCGTTTGTTAAACATGGAAGAAATTCTTCATGATCGTGTCATTGGGCAATCCGAAGCTGTGGATGCAGTGGCTAAAGCAATACGTCGTGCCCGCGCTGGATTAAAAGATCCGAAGCGTCCAATCGGCTCATTCATATTCCTTGGACCAACTGGTATTGGGAAGACAGAACTTGCCCGTGCACTTGCAGAAGTGATGTTTGCTGATGAAGATGCAATGATCCGGATTGATATGTCAGAGTATATGGAAAGACATGCGACGTCCCGTTTAGTGGGATCTCCTCCGGGCTATGTAGGCTATGAAGAAGGCGGCCAATTAACCGAGAAAGTCCGTCGTAAACCATATTCTGTTGTTCTGCTGGATGAAGTGGAAAAAGCACATCCCGAAGTCTTTAATATTCTTTTGCAGGTGCTTGAAGATGGCCGGCTGACTGATTCCAAAGGAAGAGTTGTTGATTTCCGTAATACCGTAATCATCATGACTTCCAATGTTGGTGCAAATGAACTGAGACGTAATAAATATGTTGGTTTCACTTTAGATAATGACCAGAAGAGAGAACATGAAGATATGAAATCAAAAGTGTTGGATGAATTGAAAAAAGCATTTCGTCCAGAATTTTTGAACCGTATTGATGAGACAATTGTGTTCCACTCTTTAGAGAAAAAACACATGAAAGATATTGCATCATTAATGCTGAAACAGCTGCAAAAACGTTTGGAAGAGCAAGAATTAACGCTTTCTCTTACAGATAAGGCAATTGAAAAAATTGCTAATGAAGGCTTTGATCCAGAATATGGAGCTCGTCCGCTTCGACGTTCTATTCAAAATAATATAGAGAATTTATTATCAGAAGAGCTTTTAAAAGGAAACATCGAAAAAGAGCAGAAAGTGAAGATAGGGTTGAATAGCAAAGGAGACTTTGTTGTCCTTTCTTAA